The following coding sequences lie in one Deltaproteobacteria bacterium PRO3 genomic window:
- a CDS encoding iron-binding protein: MAKSKEEYRCPSVVVRFEGSRCIHSRNCVLGHPGVFRPNVSGPWIHPEAVSADQVAHLVQMCPSGALTYERSDGVEGEGAPPVNHLRLWENGPLAFHADLEIPGRQAGYRATLCRCGASKNKPFCDRSHVEAGFRATGEPATVESPALAERGGKLSVKPLPNGPLQVEGNLEICAASGRTVQRTTKAFLCRCGASEKKPFCDGSHKKIQFSAE, encoded by the coding sequence ATGGCGAAGAGCAAGGAAGAATACCGTTGTCCCTCGGTGGTCGTGCGCTTCGAAGGAAGCCGTTGCATCCATTCCCGCAACTGCGTCCTGGGGCATCCCGGCGTCTTTAGGCCGAACGTCAGCGGGCCTTGGATCCATCCCGAGGCGGTCTCGGCCGACCAAGTGGCCCACTTGGTGCAGATGTGCCCCTCGGGGGCCCTGACCTACGAGCGCTCGGACGGGGTCGAGGGCGAGGGCGCCCCGCCGGTCAATCACCTGCGCCTCTGGGAGAACGGTCCCTTGGCCTTCCATGCCGATCTGGAGATCCCGGGCCGTCAGGCCGGCTATCGCGCGACGCTCTGCCGCTGCGGCGCCTCCAAGAACAAGCCCTTCTGCGATCGAAGCCACGTCGAGGCGGGCTTTCGCGCGACCGGCGAGCCCGCGACGGTCGAGTCACCGGCCCTGGCCGAGCGGGGCGGCAAGCTTTCGGTGAAGCCCCTGCCTAACGGCCCCCTGCAGGTCGAGGGAAACTTGGAAATCTGCGCGGCTAGCGGCCGGACCGTGCAGCGGACGACCAAGGCCTTCCTCTGCCGCTGCGGGGCCTCGGAGAAGAAGCCCTTCTGCGACGGGAGCCACAAGAAGATCCAATTTTCGGCGGAATGA
- a CDS encoding nuclear transport factor 2 family protein, whose product MTLEELHRLCDAWLEAWTGNKPERLLAHYADDAFYRDPARPEGLRGREDLATYFEKLLAKNPEWRWRRQAIFPTEKGFVLKWEASLPRGGTVLRLEGMDLVELEGNKIRRNEVYFDPTPLRA is encoded by the coding sequence CTCCATCGCCTCTGCGACGCCTGGCTGGAGGCCTGGACCGGCAATAAGCCGGAAAGGCTGCTGGCGCACTATGCCGACGACGCCTTCTATCGCGATCCCGCGCGCCCGGAGGGGTTGCGCGGACGTGAGGACTTGGCGACTTATTTTGAAAAATTGCTGGCGAAGAATCCCGAATGGCGCTGGCGCCGGCAGGCCATCTTCCCAACCGAAAAGGGCTTCGTCCTCAAGTGGGAGGCGAGCCTCCCGCGCGGCGGCACGGTCCTCCGCTTGGAGGGGATGGATCTAGTCGAATTGGAAGGCAATAAGATCCGCCGCAACGAGGTGTACTTCGACCCGACGCCGCTGCGCGCCTAA